CTTTACGTAGGTAATGCAAAACAAGCAGCATATTATTACCAGACTGCTTGGGGTTTTGAGCCAATAGCATATTCTGGACTTGAAACTGGTCGCAAAGACAGTGTTTCTTATGTTTTACAGCAAGGAAAAATAAGACTTGTACTTACATCTTCACTACAACCTGGCGGTACTATTAATGATCATATAAGTGATCACGGCGACGGTGTAAAAGTTGTTGCACTTTGGGTAGACGATGCCACAAAAAGCCACGAAGAAACTACTAAACGTGGAGCACAATCATATATGGAACCTTACACCGTAGAAGATGAATACGGGAAAGTTGTTCTTTCTGGAATACACACTTATGGAGAGACTGTTCACGTATTTGTAGAGCGTAAAAATTACGAAGGTGTCTTTTTACCAGGTTACAAACCTTACAAACCAAACTACAGCACTAATAATGTAGGTCTAAAGTATATAGACCATATGGTTGGTAATGTAGGCTGGAATGAAATGAACAAATGGTGTGAGTTTTACGCAAAAGTAATGGGCTTTGCACAAATGGTTTCGTTTGATGATAAAGATATTTCTACCGATTATACAGCCTTAATGAGTAAGGTAATGAGTAATGGAAACGGTAGGATTAAATTTCCAATTAATGAGCCTGCTGAAGGAAAGAAGAAGTCTCAAATTGAAGAGTATATAGACTTTTACAATGGTGCAGGCGTACAACATATTGCATTAGCAACAGATAATATTATTGAAACTGTTACAAACTTGAGAGATCAAGGTGTAGAGTTCTTATACGTACCAGAAACTTATTATGACACCGTTTTAGATCGTGTTGGTGAAATTGACGAAGATCTTGCACCATTAAAAGATTTAGGAATACTAATAGATAGAGATGATGAAGGCTATTTATTGCAAATCTTCACTAAACCAGTTCTAGACAGACCAACAATGTTTTTTGAAATCATACAGCGAAAAGGAGCACAATCTTTTGGAAAAGGAAACTTTAAAGCGCTGTTTGAAGCGATAGAACGCGAGCAAGATCTTAGAGGAACTTTATAAGTTTTTTAAGAAATTTTATGAAAATATGATTTATAGTTTTATATTTGACTGCTAATCATAAATAGATTATGTTAATGGCTAAAAAGTATTTGCTCAATATCTATTAAGTTTATACTTTTGCCGAGCTTTTTTCGGAGTGGTTACTGAAAGGAGTGAATTTCATAATTTAAGATTTAGTTGGTTAATACAATTAAAAACTCCATCGGTAACGGTGGAGTTTTTTTCTTTTTTTACCTTTGGAACAGTAATTGTAAATCATCTTAAAAAGATCACTAAATCTTATAACCACATGAAGACTTTAATAGCATTTACATTACTCCTAACTACAACTGTATCAATTGCTCAGCAAAAAGCTTTCGACACTAATGAGTGGCTTCAATTTAGGATACATTATGGTTGGTTTAATGCTAGTGAGGCAACTTTAGAGGTTAAAGAAGACACCTATAAAGGAACACCTGTTCACCATATTGTAGGCAAGGGAAAATCTACCGGATTATTGCATTTATTTTTTGAAGTAGACGATAATTACGAAACATACGTAGACAAAACCAATGGCCAACCTTATAAATTTATTAGAAAAATAAATGAAGGCGGTCACACCAAGG
This region of Croceibacter atlanticus HTCC2559 genomic DNA includes:
- the hppD gene encoding 4-hydroxyphenylpyruvate dioxygenase; this translates as MIDNKTPELEKVIEGAEDFLPLLGTDFVELYVGNAKQAAYYYQTAWGFEPIAYSGLETGRKDSVSYVLQQGKIRLVLTSSLQPGGTINDHISDHGDGVKVVALWVDDATKSHEETTKRGAQSYMEPYTVEDEYGKVVLSGIHTYGETVHVFVERKNYEGVFLPGYKPYKPNYSTNNVGLKYIDHMVGNVGWNEMNKWCEFYAKVMGFAQMVSFDDKDISTDYTALMSKVMSNGNGRIKFPINEPAEGKKKSQIEEYIDFYNGAGVQHIALATDNIIETVTNLRDQGVEFLYVPETYYDTVLDRVGEIDEDLAPLKDLGILIDRDDEGYLLQIFTKPVLDRPTMFFEIIQRKGAQSFGKGNFKALFEAIEREQDLRGTL